A section of the Pseudomonas sp. Q1-7 genome encodes:
- the rimI gene encoding ribosomal protein S18-alanine N-acetyltransferase → MTDAVSFRPMTEADLDAVLKIEYAAFSHPWTRGIFTDSLKSYDCWLMFEGSQQVGHGVINVIVGEAHLLNITVKPESQGRGLGLRLLERLMERARELQAAECFLEVRASNQSAYRLYERFGFNEVGRRRDYYPAVGGREDALVMACTLVD, encoded by the coding sequence ATGACCGATGCCGTTTCCTTCCGCCCCATGACCGAGGCGGACCTCGATGCCGTCCTGAAAATCGAATACGCCGCCTTCAGCCACCCCTGGACCCGCGGCATCTTCACCGACAGCCTCAAGTCCTATGACTGCTGGCTGATGTTCGAAGGTAGCCAGCAAGTCGGCCATGGCGTGATCAACGTCATCGTCGGCGAGGCCCACCTGCTGAACATCACCGTCAAGCCCGAAAGCCAGGGGCGCGGCCTGGGCCTGCGTCTGCTGGAGCGCCTGATGGAGCGCGCCCGCGAACTGCAGGCTGCCGAATGCTTCCTTGAAGTGCGCGCCAGCAACCAGTCGGCCTATCGCCTGTACGAGCGCTTCGGTTTCAATGAAGTCGGCCGCCGCCGCGACTATTACCCCGCCGTGGGCGGCCGAGAAGACGCCCTGGTGATGGCCTGCACCCTGGTCGACTAA
- the can gene encoding carbonate dehydratase, with product MSDLQQLIDNNARWAESIKQRDPDFFAKLAKQQVPEYLWIGCSDARVPANEIVGMLPGDLFVHRNVANVVLHTDLNCLSVIQYAVDVLKVRHILVTGHYGCGGVRAAMRDVQYGLIDGWLRTIRDLYYDQREHLATFATEEERVDRLCELNVIQQVANVSHTTIVQNAWHRGQELSVHGCIYGIKDGIWKNLNVTVSGMEQLPPQYRLRPLGQS from the coding sequence ATGAGCGACCTGCAGCAGTTGATCGACAACAACGCGCGCTGGGCCGAAAGCATCAAGCAACGCGACCCGGACTTCTTCGCCAAGCTGGCCAAGCAGCAGGTGCCGGAATACCTCTGGATCGGCTGCTCCGACGCCCGCGTGCCGGCCAACGAAATCGTCGGCATGCTGCCCGGCGATCTCTTCGTCCACCGCAACGTCGCCAACGTCGTCCTGCACACCGACCTCAACTGCCTGTCGGTCATCCAGTACGCGGTGGACGTGCTCAAGGTGCGGCACATCCTGGTCACCGGCCACTACGGCTGCGGCGGCGTCCGCGCCGCCATGCGCGACGTGCAGTACGGCCTGATCGACGGCTGGCTGCGCACCATCCGCGACCTCTACTACGACCAGCGCGAGCACCTGGCCACTTTCGCCACCGAGGAAGAGCGCGTCGACCGCCTCTGCGAGCTCAATGTCATCCAGCAGGTGGCCAACGTCAGCCACACCACCATCGTCCAGAACGCCTGGCACCGTGGCCAGGAACTGTCCGTGCACGGCTGCATCTACGGCATCAAGGACGGCATCTGGAAAAACCTCAACGTCACCGTCAGTGGCATGGAGCAGCTGCCGCCGCAGTACCGCCTGCGTCCCCTCGGCCAGAGCTGA
- a CDS encoding DMT family transporter, whose protein sequence is MSKPDGRTVGLAWLGLLVASFFWAGNALVARAFHDAIPPFTLAFWRWSLALAILLPFVGRAMWAHREGLRRAGWRLLLVAALGISTFSVLLYFAARTTVAINLTLLNTCLPLATFIGAGILLNEWPPRRAWLGLLVATVGLLVLIAQGRLAMLAALSFNPGDLIMLLAVLDWALYTLLLRRWSQHFQLPPLVLLGAFILCGVPLLLPFYLLELADGQRFELSVENLAAIAYTGICASLLAYLLWNHGIRVLGVAKAVLTNYLMPVFTALLGYLLLGEGLQAYHWFGGALIFAGLLLATRPSLR, encoded by the coding sequence ATGTCGAAACCCGATGGCCGGACCGTCGGCCTGGCCTGGCTCGGCCTGCTCGTGGCCAGCTTCTTCTGGGCCGGCAACGCCCTGGTGGCCCGCGCCTTCCACGACGCCATTCCACCCTTCACCCTGGCCTTCTGGCGCTGGAGCCTGGCGCTGGCCATCCTCTTGCCCTTCGTCGGCCGGGCCATGTGGGCGCACCGCGAAGGGCTGCGCCGCGCCGGCTGGCGCCTGCTGCTGGTGGCTGCCCTGGGGATCAGCACCTTCAGCGTGCTGCTGTACTTCGCCGCGCGCACCACGGTGGCCATCAACCTCACCCTGCTCAACACCTGCCTGCCGCTGGCCACCTTCATCGGCGCTGGCATCCTGCTCAACGAATGGCCGCCCCGGCGCGCCTGGCTCGGCCTGCTGGTGGCGACAGTCGGCCTGCTGGTGCTGATCGCCCAGGGGCGGCTGGCCATGCTGGCCGCGCTGTCGTTCAACCCCGGTGACCTGATCATGCTCCTGGCGGTGCTCGACTGGGCCCTCTACACCCTGCTGCTGCGCCGCTGGAGCCAACACTTTCAACTGCCGCCGCTGGTGCTGCTGGGTGCCTTCATCCTCTGCGGCGTGCCGCTGCTGCTGCCGTTCTACCTGCTGGAACTGGCCGACGGGCAGCGCTTCGAACTCTCTGTGGAAAACCTTGCCGCCATCGCCTACACCGGCATCTGCGCCTCGCTGCTGGCCTACCTGCTGTGGAATCATGGTATCCGCGTGCTGGGCGTGGCCAAGGCCGTGCTCACCAACTACCTGATGCCGGTGTTCACCGCGCTGCTCGGCTACCTGCTGTTGGGCGAAGGCTTGCAGGCTTACCATTGGTTCGGTGGGGCGCTGATCTTCGCCGGCCTGCTGTTGGCGACACGCCCCTCGTTGAGGTAA
- a CDS encoding isocitrate/isopropylmalate dehydrogenase family protein → MHKLVVIPGDGIGREVVPVAVQALEKLLPDLRTVEAEAGWDCFQHGGTAVPDATFQALRECGAGLFGAVSSPASQRVPGYRSAILQLRQTLQLNANLRPVRSWPGVSPRPGVDLIILRENSEGLYSGREHLEADGVAIAERVITRAACEALARRAQEVAKARQARRITLVHKANVLPLTCGLFRDTCREVLEGEGWAAEIDECLVDLAALRLVEQPEAFDLIVTTNLFGDILSDLASHWSGGLGLAPSLNWGNGIALAEPVHGSAPDIAGSGRANPIATLLSAALLLRHHWQQPGLAKRLETAVETFLREEGKADFGFETTQVVGQGILAAL, encoded by the coding sequence ATGCACAAACTCGTCGTCATTCCTGGAGACGGCATCGGCCGCGAAGTGGTGCCGGTGGCGGTCCAGGCCCTGGAGAAACTCCTGCCCGACCTGCGAACGGTGGAAGCCGAAGCCGGCTGGGACTGTTTCCAGCACGGCGGCACTGCGGTGCCGGACGCCACCTTCCAGGCTCTGCGCGAATGCGGCGCCGGCCTGTTCGGCGCCGTCTCCTCGCCCGCCAGCCAACGCGTACCCGGCTACCGCAGCGCCATCCTGCAACTGCGCCAGACCCTCCAGCTCAACGCCAACCTGCGCCCCGTGCGCAGTTGGCCCGGCGTCTCGCCCCGGCCTGGCGTGGACCTGATCATCCTGCGCGAGAACAGCGAGGGCCTCTACAGCGGCCGCGAACACCTGGAAGCCGACGGCGTGGCCATCGCCGAACGGGTGATCACCCGCGCCGCCTGCGAAGCCCTGGCCCGCCGTGCGCAGGAAGTGGCCAAGGCACGCCAGGCCCGGCGCATCACCCTGGTGCACAAGGCCAACGTCCTGCCATTGACCTGTGGCCTGTTCCGCGACACCTGCCGAGAAGTGCTGGAAGGGGAGGGCTGGGCCGCCGAAATCGACGAATGCCTGGTGGACCTCGCCGCCCTGCGCCTGGTGGAACAGCCCGAAGCCTTCGACCTGATCGTCACCACCAACCTCTTCGGTGACATCCTCTCCGACCTCGCCAGCCACTGGAGCGGCGGCCTGGGCCTGGCCCCGTCGCTCAACTGGGGCAACGGCATCGCCCTGGCCGAACCCGTCCACGGCAGCGCCCCCGACATCGCCGGCAGCGGCCGTGCCAACCCAATCGCCACCCTGTTGAGTGCCGCCCTGCTGCTGCGCCACCACTGGCAGCAGCCCGGCCTCGCCAAACGCCTGGAAACCGCCGTGGAAACCTTCCTGCGCGAAGAAGGCAAGGCCGACTTCGGCTTTGAAACCACACAAGTCGTCGGCCAAGGTATCCTCGCTGCGCTATAA
- a CDS encoding DNA-binding protein: MEQSGVTRFSLEDPTERISDLRDPPFCSQLALARMLGIEQITEDVVRGWVESATLPTVKIGRRRVINLHRLRRDLDEGKTVFSAGDYADA, from the coding sequence ATGGAACAGTCTGGTGTAACGAGGTTTTCCCTCGAAGACCCAACCGAGCGCATCTCCGATCTCCGCGATCCGCCCTTCTGCTCGCAGCTGGCCTTGGCGCGCATGTTGGGCATCGAGCAGATCACCGAGGATGTGGTGCGTGGCTGGGTGGAGTCGGCGACCTTGCCGACGGTGAAGATCGGTCGCCGGCGGGTGATCAATCTGCACCGCCTGCGCAGGGACCTGGATGAAGGCAAGACGGTGTTCAGCGCGGGGGACTACGCCGATGCGTAA
- a CDS encoding restriction endonuclease, whose translation MARRRRTSTFEDLISLAALLPWWASLLIALVSWFLLHGFATSAPPAITHPNQFSTAMTGTVLRSLAMVGQFLIPLAFVFGAIGSIFGRAKRKKLIKDVAAATQPGKTVEGISWREFEQLVGEAFRRKGFTVTESGGGGPDGGVDLVLHLGTDKYLVQCKQWKAIKVGVTVIREFFGVMAAEGAAGGFVVTSGTYTEEAKAFAQGRNIQLVDGTLLKRWIASRSGPTQPTAATPEDAKPSTRSAVPICPVCSSSMILRTAKRGMNLGNQFWGCAKYPACRGIRQLGEASV comes from the coding sequence ATGGCACGTCGTCGTAGAACCTCCACGTTTGAAGATCTCATCTCCCTCGCAGCGCTGCTGCCCTGGTGGGCCAGCCTGTTGATTGCCCTGGTGTCATGGTTCCTGCTGCATGGATTTGCCACCAGCGCACCTCCCGCCATTACGCATCCCAACCAATTCTCCACAGCTATGACGGGGACTGTCCTTCGCAGTCTCGCCATGGTTGGTCAGTTCCTAATCCCGCTCGCGTTCGTGTTCGGCGCCATCGGCTCGATCTTCGGCCGGGCCAAGCGCAAGAAACTCATCAAGGACGTAGCCGCTGCTACTCAGCCCGGTAAAACCGTCGAGGGCATCAGTTGGCGTGAGTTTGAGCAGTTGGTGGGCGAAGCATTCCGCCGTAAGGGCTTCACCGTAACTGAGAGTGGTGGCGGTGGCCCGGATGGTGGTGTTGATCTGGTCCTGCATCTTGGGACGGACAAGTACCTGGTCCAGTGCAAGCAATGGAAGGCCATCAAGGTTGGCGTCACCGTGATACGCGAGTTCTTCGGCGTAATGGCGGCTGAAGGTGCTGCGGGTGGGTTCGTTGTCACCTCCGGCACCTACACCGAAGAGGCCAAGGCATTCGCCCAGGGGCGCAACATTCAGTTGGTCGACGGAACGCTGCTCAAGCGCTGGATTGCTAGTCGATCCGGACCCACGCAACCCACAGCAGCAACGCCTGAGGATGCGAAGCCCTCGACTCGGTCTGCCGTTCCGATCTGCCCCGTCTGCAGTTCTTCAATGATCCTGCGCACCGCAAAGCGTGGGATGAACCTGGGCAATCAGTTCTGGGGCTGTGCGAAGTACCCGGCGTGCCGAGGCATACGTCAACTGGGGGAGGCTTCCGTATGA
- a CDS encoding DNA-binding protein, which yields MIKHRLISLFDSRRTSVWFERETGIDRYRWGNIRSGKARLSDAEIDAVVQLFPQYALWLASGQIAPEIGQTSPEYDEAHRNLPDQNAGYDHQGSD from the coding sequence ATGATAAAACATCGCCTTATAAGTCTTTTCGATAGCAGACGGACCAGCGTCTGGTTCGAGAGGGAGACTGGAATTGACCGGTATCGCTGGGGAAACATCCGGAGCGGCAAGGCACGTCTTTCTGATGCGGAGATTGACGCCGTGGTGCAGCTCTTCCCTCAGTACGCCCTTTGGTTGGCTAGCGGCCAGATAGCTCCAGAGATCGGCCAGACGAGCCCCGAATATGACGAGGCCCATCGAAACTTGCCCGATCAGAACGCGGGATACGATCACCAAGGAAGTGACTAG
- a CDS encoding DNA-binding protein, translating to MEQSGVVGLTFEGKPENVTDFRNAPFCTQLVLAEMLGIDEITEDVVRGWVETRTLPTAKIGRRRVINLHRIRKDLDGGKTVFSAGDYVDG from the coding sequence ATGGAACAGTCTGGAGTAGTGGGGCTCACCTTCGAAGGGAAACCCGAAAACGTCACCGATTTCCGCAACGCGCCGTTCTGCACGCAGCTCGTGCTGGCCGAGATGCTGGGCATCGACGAAATCACCGAAGACGTGGTGCGCGGCTGGGTTGAAACCAGGACGCTCCCCACCGCCAAGATCGGCCGCCGCCGCGTCATCAACCTGCACCGCATCCGCAAGGACCTGGATGGGGGCAAGACGGTGTTCAGCGCGGGGGATTACGTCGATGGTTGA
- a CDS encoding phage integrase: MTVRKDGECWMADFYENGQAGRHICKHGFATREAAERYESDFLALRQLTGRPLDERLSDLVRLWHERRGHFVRNSGNRLNILLGTVKRLGDPVISEFDATVWSRYEQTRSTQTVPKRVRAELRYLSAVYSDLIRYGVWRGENPFAPLREAESDVAKSSVYKFRRSRELFAEVDDVDLELPPRTCKARAAQFND, encoded by the coding sequence ATGACGGTACGTAAGGATGGCGAGTGTTGGATGGCGGACTTTTACGAGAACGGCCAAGCCGGACGACACATCTGCAAGCACGGCTTCGCCACCCGTGAAGCCGCTGAGCGTTACGAATCTGACTTCCTCGCTCTGCGGCAATTGACCGGGCGCCCCCTCGACGAACGCCTGTCCGACCTGGTGCGCCTTTGGCACGAACGCCGTGGCCACTTCGTCCGCAATTCCGGAAATCGACTGAACATCCTGCTGGGAACGGTCAAGCGCCTGGGTGACCCAGTCATTAGCGAATTCGACGCCACGGTCTGGAGTCGCTATGAACAAACCCGCAGCACGCAAACCGTGCCCAAGCGAGTCCGTGCTGAGCTGCGCTACCTCTCGGCGGTCTATTCGGACTTGATCCGCTATGGCGTTTGGCGCGGGGAGAATCCCTTTGCACCGCTTCGTGAGGCGGAGTCTGACGTCGCCAAAAGCTCGGTTTACAAGTTTCGTCGATCGCGAGAGCTTTTTGCTGAAGTGGACGATGTAGATCTAGAGCTACCTCCCCGTACCTGTAAGGCACGCGCGGCGCAATTCAACGACTAG
- a CDS encoding type II toxin-antitoxin system Phd/YefM family antitoxin: MRVISFSDAFNNLESVIDEVVDDSDFTIIHRCDAPDVVLLSLDSFNRLMEAACLMKSPANTALHVVPPARYQGMLELIEVLRLAELVRARQGEPTVAVDIDELIAQAGER; this comes from the coding sequence ATGCGCGTAATCAGTTTCTCTGATGCCTTCAACAACCTGGAGAGCGTCATCGATGAAGTTGTCGATGATTCGGACTTCACCATCATTCATCGATGCGATGCGCCGGATGTCGTGCTGCTTTCGCTCGACAGCTTCAATCGCCTGATGGAGGCCGCCTGCCTGATGAAGTCCCCGGCTAATACTGCCCTCCACGTTGTTCCGCCTGCGCGCTATCAAGGGATGCTCGAACTGATTGAGGTGCTTCGCCTGGCCGAACTTGTCCGTGCTCGCCAGGGGGAGCCGACTGTGGCGGTGGATATCGACGAACTGATCGCCCAGGCGGGCGAACGTTGA
- a CDS encoding HigA family addiction module antitoxin produces the protein MAINGMRSIHPGKILREEFLEPLGIAPAALARALHVSAPTVNDIVRERRGITADMALRLGRYFDTSARYWMNLQTEYALAKTYAEASEEIANKIEPLRAVR, from the coding sequence ATGGCAATCAATGGCATGCGCTCCATTCATCCTGGAAAAATTCTGCGGGAAGAGTTCCTGGAGCCGCTGGGCATCGCACCGGCCGCTCTTGCTCGTGCGCTGCATGTGTCCGCACCAACCGTGAACGACATCGTGCGCGAGCGTCGCGGGATTACCGCTGATATGGCCCTGCGACTGGGCCGTTACTTCGATACCTCCGCCCGATACTGGATGAACCTGCAGACTGAGTACGCCTTGGCTAAAACGTACGCTGAGGCCAGCGAAGAAATTGCGAATAAAATAGAGCCGCTGCGAGCGGTCAGATAA
- a CDS encoding excalibur calcium-binding domain-containing protein, with the protein MKKLILILAVGFAAWQFYFKHQDRQTITSYESDRAPSSYTAQPAAPSLARSYSCDGRTYCSQMSSCEEATYFLQHCPGVKMDGDSDGVPCEQQWCR; encoded by the coding sequence ATGAAGAAGCTCATCCTCATCCTCGCTGTCGGTTTCGCTGCGTGGCAGTTCTACTTCAAGCACCAGGACCGCCAGACGATCACAAGCTACGAAAGTGATCGGGCTCCCTCCAGCTATACCGCCCAGCCTGCTGCGCCCAGCCTTGCTCGCTCCTATTCGTGCGATGGGCGGACTTACTGCTCTCAGATGAGCTCATGCGAGGAGGCGACCTACTTCCTGCAGCATTGCCCTGGAGTGAAGATGGACGGTGACAGCGATGGTGTTCCCTGTGAGCAGCAATGGTGCCGTTGA
- the ychF gene encoding redox-regulated ATPase YchF produces the protein MGFNCGIVGLPNVGKSTLFNALTKSGIAAENFPFCTIEPNSGIVPMPDARLNALAEIVKPERVIPTTMEFVDIAGLVEGASKGEGLGNQFLANIRETDAIAHVVRCFEDENVIHVSNSVDPKRDIEIIDLELIFADLDSCEKQLQRVTRNAKGGDKEALAQKGLLEKLIAHFTEGKPARSLLKTMGDDEKRMVRGFHLLTSKPVMYIANVAEDGFENNPHLDVVKAIAAEEGAVVVPVCNKIEAEIAELDDGEEKDMFLESLGLEEPGLNRVIRAGYELLNLQTYFTAGVKEVRAWTVRVGATAPQAAAVIHTDFEKGFIRAEVVAYNDFIQFKGEGGAKEAGKWRLEGKDYIVKDGDVMHFRFNV, from the coding sequence ATGGGATTCAATTGCGGCATCGTCGGCCTGCCCAACGTCGGCAAGTCCACCCTGTTCAACGCCCTGACCAAGTCCGGCATCGCGGCGGAGAACTTCCCCTTCTGCACCATCGAGCCGAACAGCGGCATCGTGCCCATGCCCGATGCGCGCCTCAACGCCCTGGCCGAGATCGTCAAACCCGAGCGCGTGATCCCCACCACCATGGAATTCGTCGACATCGCCGGCCTGGTGGAAGGCGCCTCCAAGGGTGAAGGCCTGGGCAACCAGTTCCTTGCCAATATTCGCGAGACCGACGCCATTGCCCACGTGGTTCGCTGCTTCGAAGACGAGAACGTCATCCATGTCTCCAACAGCGTCGACCCCAAGCGCGACATCGAGATCATCGACCTCGAACTGATCTTCGCCGACCTCGACAGCTGCGAAAAGCAACTGCAGCGCGTCACCCGCAACGCCAAGGGCGGCGACAAGGAAGCCCTGGCCCAGAAAGGCCTGCTGGAAAAGCTCATCGCCCACTTCACCGAAGGCAAGCCGGCCCGCTCCCTGCTGAAGACCATGGGTGACGACGAGAAGCGCATGGTGCGCGGCTTCCACCTGCTCACCAGCAAGCCGGTGATGTACATCGCCAACGTTGCCGAAGATGGCTTCGAGAACAACCCGCACCTGGACGTGGTGAAAGCCATCGCCGCCGAAGAAGGCGCGGTCGTGGTGCCGGTGTGCAACAAGATCGAAGCCGAAATCGCCGAGCTGGACGACGGTGAGGAGAAGGACATGTTCCTTGAATCCCTCGGCCTCGAAGAGCCCGGCCTGAACCGCGTGATCCGCGCCGGCTACGAGCTGCTCAACCTGCAGACCTACTTCACCGCCGGCGTGAAGGAAGTTCGCGCCTGGACCGTCCGCGTCGGCGCCACGGCCCCGCAGGCCGCCGCCGTCATCCACACCGACTTCGAAAAAGGCTTCATCCGCGCCGAAGTGGTCGCCTACAACGACTTCATCCAGTTCAAGGGCGAAGGCGGTGCCAAGGAAGCCGGCAAATGGCGCCTGGAAGGCAAGGACTACATCGTCAAGGATGGCGACGTGATGCACTTCCGCTTCAACGTCTGA
- the pth gene encoding aminoacyl-tRNA hydrolase has protein sequence MTAIQLIVGLGNPGPEYDQTRHNAGALFVERLADRERVNLSLDKKYFGLVGKFSHQGRDVRLLIPTTYMNRSGQSVAALAGFFRIPPDAILVAHDELDMPPGVAKLKTGGGHGGHNGLRDIIAQLGNQNSFHRLRLGIGHPGHSSLVSGFVLGRAPRSEQELLDTSIDFALDVMPELLAGDLTRAMQKLHSRKA, from the coding sequence GTGACTGCCATTCAACTGATCGTCGGCCTGGGAAATCCAGGCCCCGAATACGACCAGACCCGGCATAACGCAGGGGCCCTTTTCGTTGAGCGCCTGGCCGACCGCGAACGGGTCAACCTGAGCCTCGACAAGAAGTACTTCGGCCTGGTCGGGAAATTCTCCCATCAAGGCCGCGACGTTCGTCTGCTGATCCCTACCACCTACATGAACCGCAGCGGCCAGTCCGTGGCGGCCCTGGCGGGGTTCTTCCGCATTCCCCCGGACGCCATCCTGGTGGCCCACGACGAACTCGACATGCCCCCCGGCGTCGCCAAGCTCAAAACCGGCGGCGGCCACGGCGGCCACAACGGGTTGCGCGACATCATCGCCCAGCTCGGCAACCAGAATTCGTTCCATCGCCTGCGGCTTGGCATCGGCCATCCGGGGCACAGCAGCCTGGTCTCCGGCTTCGTACTTGGTCGCGCCCCACGCAGCGAACAGGAACTGCTCGACACCAGCATCGATTTCGCCCTCGACGTGATGCCAGAACTGCTCGCCGGTGACCTCACCCGCGCCATGCAGAAACTGCACAGTCGCAAGGCCTGA
- a CDS encoding 50S ribosomal protein L25/general stress protein Ctc, translating to MTDFALNADVRSDLGKGASRRLRRNANLVPAVIYGGEKAPQSVSLLAKDLAKLLENEAAFSHVIALNVAGATETVLIKALQRHPAKGFVLHADFQRVVAGQKLTAHVPLHFINEATSVGVKQGGGEVSHTIAEVEVSCLPKDLPEFIEVDLAKVEVGQTVHLSDLKLPKGVELVALAHGNDLAVANIHASRVVKEEGEAE from the coding sequence ATGACTGATTTCGCCCTGAATGCCGACGTGCGTTCCGACCTGGGGAAAGGTGCGAGCCGCCGCCTGCGTCGTAATGCCAACCTGGTTCCCGCTGTAATCTACGGCGGCGAGAAAGCCCCGCAATCCGTAAGCCTGCTGGCCAAAGATCTGGCCAAGCTGCTGGAAAACGAAGCTGCTTTCAGCCACGTGATCGCCCTGAACGTTGCCGGTGCTACCGAAACCGTTCTGATCAAGGCCCTGCAGCGCCACCCGGCCAAAGGCTTCGTACTGCACGCTGACTTCCAGCGCGTAGTTGCCGGCCAGAAACTGACCGCCCACGTCCCCCTGCACTTCATCAACGAAGCGACCTCCGTTGGCGTGAAGCAAGGCGGCGGCGAAGTTTCCCACACCATCGCTGAAGTCGAAGTCTCCTGCCTGCCGAAAGACCTGCCGGAGTTCATCGAAGTCGACCTGGCCAAGGTCGAAGTCGGCCAGACCGTTCACCTGTCCGACCTCAAGCTGCCGAAAGGCGTCGAGCTGGTGGCCCTGGCCCACGGCAACGACCTGGCAGTCGCCAACATCCACGCTTCCCGCGTGGTGAAGGAAGAAGGCGAAGCCGAGTAA
- a CDS encoding ribose-phosphate pyrophosphokinase, with the protein MSKMMVFTGNANPDLARRVVRQLHIPLGDASVGKFSDGEISAEINENVRGKDVFLIQPTCAPTNDNLMELVVMADAFRRSSASRITAVIPYFGYARQDRRPRSARVAISAKVVADMLTVVGIDRVLTVDLHADQIQGFFDIPVDNIYGSPVLVDDIEDQRFENLMIVSPDIGGVVRARAVAKSLGVDLAIIDKRRPKANQSEVMHIIGDVEGRTCVLVDDMVDTAGTLGHAAKALKDHGAAKVYAYCTHPVLSGRAIENIENSVLDELVVTNTIPLSAAAQACSRIRQLDIAPVVAEAVRRISNEESISAMFR; encoded by the coding sequence GTGTCCAAGATGATGGTCTTCACGGGGAATGCCAACCCCGATCTGGCGCGTCGCGTCGTACGTCAACTGCATATTCCCCTCGGCGATGCCTCCGTAGGCAAGTTCTCCGACGGCGAAATCAGTGCTGAAATCAATGAGAATGTCCGCGGCAAGGACGTCTTCCTGATCCAGCCGACTTGCGCACCGACCAACGATAACCTGATGGAACTGGTGGTGATGGCCGACGCCTTCCGCCGTTCCTCGGCTTCCCGCATTACCGCGGTCATCCCCTACTTCGGCTATGCCCGCCAGGACCGCCGTCCGCGTTCCGCCCGCGTGGCCATCAGCGCCAAGGTAGTGGCTGACATGCTGACCGTCGTCGGTATCGACCGTGTTCTCACCGTCGACCTGCACGCCGACCAGATCCAGGGCTTCTTCGACATTCCGGTGGACAACATCTACGGCTCCCCGGTCCTGGTCGATGACATCGAAGACCAGCGCTTCGAGAACCTGATGATCGTTTCCCCGGACATCGGCGGCGTGGTTCGCGCCCGTGCCGTGGCCAAGTCCCTGGGCGTCGACCTTGCCATCATCGACAAGCGCCGCCCGAAGGCCAACCAGTCCGAAGTCATGCACATCATCGGCGATGTCGAAGGCCGCACCTGCGTGCTGGTCGACGACATGGTCGACACCGCTGGCACCCTCGGCCATGCCGCCAAGGCCCTGAAGGACCACGGCGCCGCCAAGGTCTACGCCTACTGCACCCACCCGGTGCTGTCCGGCCGTGCCATCGAGAACATCGAAAACTCCGTGCTGGACGAGCTGGTGGTGACCAACACCATCCCGCTGTCCGCCGCGGCACAAGCCTGCTCGCGTATCCGTCAGCTGGATATCGCGCCGGTTGTGGCTGAAGCGGTCCGCCGCATCAGCAATGAGGAATCGATCAGCGCGATGTTCCGCTAA